Sequence from the Saccharopolyspora pogona genome:
CCGTCAATTGCCGAAGCGCCGGCCGCCCAAGCCGTCCCCACAATCGGGCCCGTGGCGCTGCCTACCAGCAACAGAACGCTCAAGCCCAACCGCACCAGCCGTTTCCCGGCTGTCCGGGTCGATCCTCTACCGGCTCGACTCATAGCTATCGCTGCCCCTTGTCATGATGAACAAGCCCTCTTCGGGCTGAACAGCCGCTTCGTAGCCCAGGTGACACGCCGACCCCGAAAGATCATCCCGAACCGCTATATATAAGCAGAACGCCGTGCGGCTGCCAAGATTGGTGAATTAGGGGGTGAATCGGCGGGCCTGTTAACGTTGCGCGGCGTGCGGAGTATGAGAGTCCGGCAGTGTCGTGTGCGGTGGGGCGCTGGCCTGCGCCGGTGGTTGCGGCCATGGTGGGTGGTGGCCGTCCTGGGCTTGGTGGGTGTCGCGGTGGTCGCGTTTCTGGTCATTGGTGGCGGTTCGGGCCCTGCCGGTCCGCGTGCTTTGACCTCGGATGAGGCGAACCGGCTGGCGATTACGCGGTTTCGCAATTACCAGGCGGGGGGCCGTGCGGTGACGATCACCGTGCCGAGTACCGCTGGTGGGCTGGTCATCAGGGGGTCGATCGACTACCGCGCCGAACTGGGTTACGGCGTGGTGCACGGTACCGGGCGTGATACGTCCAGCGATGGGCTGATCGAATGGACGGCTGCCACCGTGCTTGTCCACCCGATGGCGAACGCCCCGGCGGAAGCACCGGCATCGCCGCCCGGGCCGGATTGGTTCAGCCGTCCGCTGCACACGACGGGTAGTGCGCTGGACGCTTCGTTGGCCATCGCGCTCAGTCTCGGCAGCGACCGGCCTGACAACGCCGCATTACTGCCACAGAACGGCGCCACCTGGAGGGGACAGGACCAGTGGGACGGGCACCAGGTGGACGTCATGACGGGGCCGGATGCCGGTGCCAACCCTGGTACGGCGGGCACCGTGCGCTACTGGATCGGCTCGGACGGCACCATGTATCGGGTTCAGGTCGAGGTGGCTTCCGAACCGCAGCCAGTGGTCATCGATTTCGACACCGGGGAATATGTTCCGGTTCAGCCGGTACCCGGAGTCGGCCCGAGGCCGTAGCCGCCGCTCAGGATGTCTGCACCAGCGCCTTGCCGGCGAGCAGTGACGCTGAGGGCAGCGGGATGCTTGCGGTCTCCGGTAGTACCGGAACGGCCGGAACAGCCGTGGCACCGGTGGTGGTGGCATTCGGGAACTGTGGCTGTGCGTCAGGCACAGCCACCTCGGTGAACGGGATACCGCCGGGTGCCGTCGGGATCGCCCACGTGCCCGACGGTGTGGGCGACTGGGCGGGAACCGGGCAGGACGCGGTCGTCACGAGCTGAGCGGGCACCGTCGTGCGCAGATCATTGTCGTGCAGGCAGTTACCCCGTCCCTGCGTGGCGGTGGGAAACCTCCAGCCGACGTCAATACCGTTGGCGGCGAAGGTGTTGTCCACGATCTGGTTTCCCTCCGGTGGTAGGTCGGCGGTTGCGGTAATCACCAGTCCAGCGTTGGTATTGCCGGCGATGCGGTTGCGGATGAACTGGTTGTCGCTGCCGCCATCGATGCCGATGCCGATGCCCCACCCGCCGTCGGCCTGCTCGGGGGTCGGTGTCTGCTGGTTGCCCGCGACCAGGTTGCCGGCGACGACGGAACCCCGCTGCGGGAGCAGCTTCTCCTGATGGTCGGAGTTGATGGTGAGTCCGACCCGGTTACCGACAAAACGGTTACCAACCACGTACACCTCGCCACTGGCGTTGGTGCCTTCGTAACCGACCGCGTTGAGTTCGGAAATGTTGTCCCGCACCACGATATTGCACGGCTTACACTGCCCGACATAGATCCCCGAGTCAGCCGCACCTGAGGTGTACGAGTGCTCGATGACACCGTCCTGCGCGGAGAACGCGTAGATGCCGTACAGCCCGTTGCGGGTCGCGGTCACATGGGAAACCAAGAACGATTTCAGGAAAGTGACGGGCTCGTCGCCGGTGTCATAGCCGCCGCTTGTCCCCGGCAATCCGGCAACCGCTTTCGCCGAACCGGTGACCAGTACCCCGTTTTGCGTGTTGTTCTCCACGGTCAGGTTCTCCACGGCCACCCCGGCTGCGGCGACGACGATGCCATTGGGCTGCTGCAACCGCCCGTCGATAATGACCTTGTCCCGGGACTCGCCCCGAAGGGTAATCCGAGCCGTGGCGATCTTCACCGACTCGGGATACACGCCCGGCGCCACTAACACGAGATCACCAGGCTGAGCGAGCGACACCGCGGCCGAGATCGTCGGGGCGTCAGCCGGCACTCGGATCGTCACGTGCGCACCGGCCGGTCGCCGGCCCTGGCCCGATCCGTCATCGCCGGCGCCGCAGCCGGCCAAGACGAGTATCAGCGTACCCAGCACCGCGACTGTCACGCGAAGACCGAAACGAGACATGATCGCAGTGTGGCATGGACACCGGATTCACCTGTGGGAGGGCGGATATGGCACTCTCCCTACCGTGAACCGAGCCGATCATCGCCCGTCACGCCGCGCGTTCCTCGGTGTCACCGGTACCGTCATGGCCACCGGCCTCACCGCCGGATGCGAATCGGGCCCCCCTCAGCCGGGCCAACGTGATGCCCCCGCGTCCACCACGCCCGTGTCACCGACGGGCCAGCATCAGGCGGGCATCACGCTCCCGCAGCCGGCCCAGCCCAATCTGCTGGCCATGGTGGCCGACCTCGGCGACGCCGTGGCACTCGGCCCATTACTGGCCGACCTCGGCCAGGCCATCCTCACACTCACCGCGGGAACCGATGCACGACTGCTGGGCCTACCCCCGGGCGATCTCACCGTGACGATCGGAGTGGGCCCCCGACTGGTGCGCATGGTCGATCCTTCCCTCCCCGGCGCCGTGGAACTCCCACAGTTCTCCCGGGAACGGATCGCCCCGCAAGCACACGGTGGTGACCTGCTGATACAGATCTGCGCCAGCGACGCCTTGGTAGTACCGGTCGCCGCTGCCGCGCTTGTCGACCAGGCCGGTGACCGGATACACGAACGCTGGCGGCAGTCCGGGCGCCGCGGTTCGAACATTCCCGTAGATCAAGGCCTTACCGCCCCACGAAACCTCTTCGGTTTCATCGACGGCATCGTGGGCCCGCACACCACCGTCCAAGAACAACGAGACCTATGGCTGCCCGGGCCGGCTCCAGTCGCCGACGGCACCATCACCGTACTGCGACGCATGGAACTCGATCTACCGCGGTTCGCCACACTGTCCGTTGCCGACCAAGAAGCAGTCTTCGGTCGGTACCGAGCCACCGGCGCCCCACTCTCCGGTGGCACCATCACCTCGGACCCGGACCTCGGCGCCAAAACCCCGGACGGACGCTACCTCATCCCGGCAGACGCCCACGTCCGCAGAGCACACCCCAACGTCGTTGGCGTCGGCCTCATGCTCCGTCGCTCCTACAGCACCGACGAACCCACCCCCGGCCTGCTTTTCATCAGCCACCAGAACGACATACGAACATTCACCAACACCCTGACCCGCATGGATCATTCCGACGCACTACTGAAATTCACCACCACCACCGCCAGCGCGACCTTCCTGACACTCCCCGGATTCGACCAACAACACCCACTTGGCACCACACTGTTCCACTGAACAAATCGACCACAATAGACAACCGTCAACCAAAATCCATAGTGGACGTCAGAGCACACCAAGCTCGTAAGCCCGCATCAGCGCATCCTCGCGGCTGGACAGGAAAAGAACGTCTCGGATGCGACGGCCAGGCAGCGGGCACCTTGGCCGGCGACTCCGCGTACACCCACCCGCACCTGACACGTTAACGTAAGCGAGTTCCAGAAAGGAGCACGCGTGGCGATTCTGGAAGCACCGAAGTCATCGGGGGGACTCGGCGCGAAGATCGTGCGAACCTTCGGCGAGCTGCTGATCACCGCTGGGCTGGTCGTCCTGCTGTTCGTCGTCTACGAGCTGTACGTGACCGACCTCTTCTCGGCGAAGAAACAGGCCAGCGCGACGACGACGCTCAACGGGGACTGGGCACAGGGCCGGCAGCCGCATCCCGAACTGATCGACGGCAAAGCGTTCGCCAAGCTGTACATCCCGAGCTTCGGCGCCGACTACCACTTCACCATCCAGGAAGGCACCGAAGCGGCGGCACTGGAGGTCGGGCCGGGACACTACAAGGGCACCGCGCTGCCCGGCGAACCAGGCAACTTCGCGGTCGCCGGGCACCGGGTCGGCAAGGGTGCGCCCTTCAACGACCTGGACCTGCTGAGCTCCTGCGACGCGATCGTAGTGGAGACGCAGACCGACTTCTTCGTCTACCGCGTACTGCCGCACTCCGGCGAGTTCGCGAACTGGTCGACCGGGAAGGGCGCACAACCGCAGTGCTCGCATGTCGGCACGCTGCGGACGAACGTGGCCGACGGCGGCCCATACGGCGAGACCTATGGCCGCGAGATCGTCAGCCCGAACGAGGGCGATGTCGTGGCGCCGGTGCCACGCAAACCGCCCGACATCCTGCCACCCCCACAGCAGGTCGCACTGCTCACGCTGACCACGTGCCACCCGCAGTTCTCCGACCGGCAACGGCTGATCGTGCACGCGGTGCTGACCAACCAGTTCCCGAAGACGGCCGACGCCACGTATGCCCAGTTGTTGCAGACGATCGGGGAGGCATAAATGTACGGCTGGATCTGGCGTCACCTCCCCGGGCCGCTGGGCACGAAGCTGGTGCTCGCGCTGCTACTGGCCCTGGGAGTGATCGCGCTGCTGCTGTTCGTGGTCTTCCCCTGGCTGGAACCGATGCTCCCGTTCAACCAGGTCTCGGTCCCGAACTAGGCCGGGTAGCGGGGAGGATCTGCCCCTCCCCGCCCCCACAGATCCGGACGTGAACCTCTCGGTTCATCCGGCTCGTGCCGTCGGGTTGTTAGGTGGTGTAGTGCAGGGTCCGCGCAACACCAACACCGCCGTCAACGGAACCCACTCGCTCACAACTGAGGTCAGGCACCTGGCAACCGCCACCAACCGACGCAAGACGGTCGGGGGCACTTCAACGCGGTTCGGGCCTGTTTCCAAAGCTTGACCAGTCGCTACACAGTGTGACCACCAAATGCAATCCCATTTGCGCATTCAGTCAAAAACTTGATGGGCGCGCTCCTGATTCGCTCCTGGCACGCCGATTTGATCTTGAATTGCGATCACCACAAGATCCACACAAAAACACGAAAAAGCTCACTGACCTGCACTTACGTGCAGGTCAGCGGACTTCCGCCAACGTCGGGATGACAGGATTTGAACCTGCGACCCCTCGACCCCCAGATTAGTCCACAAGAGACCGTCATCTGCGAAAACCCAGAAACCGCAGGATAATCTGGTGCAGTTCGCTGCACTTCACTACGGGTTCAAGTCGGTTCACACCACCACGATCCTCCCATTTCCTTCCCGCTCCCCGCCGCTACCATGCTTGTCACATCTGACAGATCAGATCCGCGGGACCACCCTGGACTGTCCACCGATCCACATACACAGTGCCTAACCGGAAGGTATGGGTCCGACGCTCGTCCGCACCTGTCGGCGAGCAGGTCAACCAGCACGCCCGGGCGTCTACCGAGCCGCTCCTGGCACCAGCCGCGGTGAGCTCACTTTCCAGCCGGTGCGAGCGCTCGGTGCAGGCGGCGTGCCGTCCTACCGTGTCAGCGGGGCCCGCAACGCGGATGGCGGCGTATACGGTGTTGATCGCTTCGAGGTCGACGGCGGTGGCGGCGAACGATTCGCCCAGCCAGTCCAGGTAGTGTCATGCTCGGGGCTCCCCGAGGTCGGCGAAGCCCGGAGGAGACGGCTTTCGTCCTCGCCTTAGCAGTCAACGAGAATCGTTTCGAGGGCGCGGGCAAGAGCATTAGACGCGGTCATGCTCACCTCTCCGAGAGATCGCCGATGTCACTGCATACATGCGTCTTGCCTGCCAGCGGCTACCCTATCGCGAGCGTTGCCGCATCCTTCCCGACGGCCCTTCCGCCGTGATCGGTTACGCTAGCTCAATGGCTGCGGAGACCGATGTGCTGGTTGATAGTGACACCGTCGCGGGATGGCTCACCAGTGATGAGCCGTTGGATGAGGATCAGACCGACTTCCTCGTCGATATTCTCGCCACCGCGCCCGACGAAGCGCTGGATTTCCTTTCCGGCCAGGTCGAATGCCACACCGCGCGCGGCGGTGACGTCAGTGCGCTGCTGCGGGTAATTCAATCCAAGGCCCGCGGCAAATACGCCAAGGCCGCGGTCGCGCTGCTTTCGGCACGCGCCGCCGAGGGCGCCGGAGACTCCACCTCCGCCCGCGAGCACATCAATGACTCCCTGGCGCACCGCCCCGACTTGGAACCGGCCCTGCACGACGCCACGCAATACGCAGCCGCCCGCGGCGACTACACCGCCGCCGATCGCTACCTACGCCGCGCCCAGATCCCCAGCCCGCTGCAACGAGGACTGAACGAGGCCCTCGCAGCCTCCGCGGTGGATGACGTGCCGCGCAACAGCCCCTGCCTGTGCGGATCGGGACGGAAGTACAAGGCATGTTGCCGACGTGGCGCCGTACCCGGGTTGGCCGCGCGGGCCCAACTCCTGTACGCACTGCTGGGTAGCTACGCCGAACGCTCCCCGGGCGTCGAGGCCATCAGGGCACTGTCCGAACGCACCGCGGAACCCCAGCGGTACGCGATGTTCTGCCTCGACGTGGCACTCTTCCAGGGCGGCCTGGTGGAAAAGTTCCTCGCCGCCCGAGGTCACTGGCTGCGCCCCGAAGAACGCGACCTCATCGAAGACTGGCGGCGGGTCCCGTTCACTCTTTATGAAACCGTCGACGTCAAACGCGGCCGCGGAGTCACGCTGCGGGCCCGTCCCAACGGAGAGCCGATCCACCTCTCGGACAAACTGTTCTCCACCTCCGCCCGACGTCTTGGCCTGTTCTGCGGCCGATTGCTGCACGACACCACCGGACCCCGGCTACTTGCGATTCCCGTCCCGGTCCCCCGCCACTGGCGCCGCGCCATAGAGGAGCTGCTCGCATCAGGGCCGTCGCCGGAACAAATCGCAGACTTCTTCGCCCCGGAACCGCCGACCCAGGTGCGCAACTCGGACGGCGACGCTGTTCACGACTGCCGGGTCACCTACACCGCGAACCAAGCGGAACAGACCTTCGACCGCCTTAGAGAACAGCTCGTGCAGACCGGCGATGACCTGCTGGCCTCTCACCGCCAACTGCCCGACGGGCGGACACTCAGCATCGGAGAGATCCGCCGCGACCACGACGAATTCACCGTCACCGCGAACTCCCCAACCCGACTCGCAGAACTCGAAGATCTCCTACACAACGTTGCCCCCGACGCCACCGAGCAAAACCGGCACACGGAACGCCTCAGCCCCGACCCGGAACCCGACGGCCGCGAAGGCCGAACCGTCATCCTGGAGACCTACTTCCTCGACGAATGCCACGAAGAGGACCAGGCCAACGAACGCATCAGCCTCGACGCCGAAGCCGCCTGGCTCGACAACCCTGGCGTCATCGGCAATCTGACCCCGCGCCAGGCAGCCGCTTCCACCGACCCCGCAATCCTCAGCGAACTCCACGCCACCCTCGACGACGTGGAAGCCACTCTCCTGGATACGAAACGCGAAGGGCGACCCACCGCCGGGCTCATGAACCCCGACCGACTCCGCCAAACCCTCGCGCTCAATGGATCGCGAGCATTCGCCGAGTGAGGCTCAGCACGGAGTCAGGTGCTGGATAAGAACGGCGATCAAGCGCGTCGTCACTCGCTGGGCGGCCTGGGATATCCGTAGGGCCACCGCCCATCCCACCGCCGCCTGGGCCACAATCTTCGCCAGCGAAGGCATCACGGTCACGAAGATCCCGCCGCGAAGCCCCAACTGCAACCCGCACGCGGAACGATTCATACGCTCCGTTCGCGAGGAGTACACCAACCGAGTGCTGATCTTCGACAGAGGTCACTCGGAGAAGATCCTCCAGCTTTAGTCATGATTCCTCCCAGCGCCGGACTCCAGAGGTACGGGGACGTACGAACGGGCGCTGACGGGCAGCCGGGCCCCGGCGAGGCGCAGTTGCGTCACCCGGCTCGCGAACGCCGCACCACGCATGACATGGGTGGCCAGCTCCGCCGCGCGGCGATTCTCGACGGCGGCCAGGTAGGTTCCGCTGACCCAGTTGTTGAATGCACCCATCGCAGGACCGCACCAGATCTGATAGTCGGCCACCCGCCCCTGGGCGCCGGAAATGCTCCAGCCCGAGGACAGTCCCAGGTACCACCGGAAGATCAACGCCATCCGGCGCTTCGGGTTGTCCTGCGCCCGGCTGATCTGCTCGGGGTCGCGCTCCTGGAAGAACCTGACGCAGTCCCGCCACACGTCGTCCAGCGGTCGCTGGAAGATCCGTTCCTCCATGCCGGCGCGCTCCGCGGCGGGAATCGACTCGATCCCGTCGTGGGCCCGGTAGACGTCGTAGAGGCGCCTCGCCTTGGTGGCGAACATCGTGCCGCGCTTGAGGACCTGCACTTCGACGCCCATTTCGAACATATCGGCCGAGGGCGCCATAGCGCAGTCGGTCGCGCCCGCCCCGGCCAGCAGCCGCTTGGTTTCCCACGACTGCGCCGCTTCCACCGTGGCCTGGTTGATCGAGCCGGTCACGACGTAGGCGGCGCCCAGGGCGAATGCGGCGGCTGCCGCGTCCGGGGTGCCGATGCCCCCGGCCGCCCCGACCCGGACCTGTTGCCCGTAGCCGAGTTCACGCTGCACGCGGTCGCGCACCGCGATGATCTCCGGGAGAAGCACGACCAGCGGCCGGCGGTCGGTGTGCCCGCCGGAGTCCGCTTCGGCGGTGACGTCGTCGGCCACGGGGATTTGGCGCGACCACTCGGCTTGGTCGGCCGTGATCGCTCCCGAGGCGACCAGTTCTCGCACGATGGCCTCCGGTGCGGGGCGCAGGAACTTCTCGGCGACCTCTGTGCGGGAGACTTTGGCGATAACCTTGTTGTGCGCGACGACCTTCCCGCCGGGCCCGCGGGTCAGGCCCGCCAGTCGGTACCGCACGATCTGCGGCGTCAGGTCGAGGAACGCGGACGCTTCGATGGTGCGGACCTCGTGCTTGAGGCAAAGGTCCACCGTCGACTGTTCCATCGCCGGCTCGTTCGGGCTGTGGATGAGGTTGCACGCGAAGGGCATGCCCCGCAGGCGGGCGCGAATGTGTGCGAGGTCCTCGTCGACCCGCTGTGCGACGACACCGGCCGCTCCGTAAGAGGCGAGGAAACCCTGCTCGGCCAAGGCGATCACCATCTTCGCCGAGGCGATCCCGTTGGCCATCGAGCCCGCCATGTACGGCAGGCGGACACCGTGGGCGGTGAGGAACCGCTTGTCCCCCAGCGCCGAGGGGGGCAGCGGGGGCACGGCGGCGAGCACCTGGGTGCCCGGCGGATGCTCGGCGCTGCCCGCGGCCGCGATGCCGTGGGCGTCTCTGACCAGGTAGAACGGCCGGTCGAGGTTCAGCAGGTGCGCGTGGACCGAATCCGCGTCGCGCCCGGCCTCGGGTACCGCGCCGGTCGGCGTCACCATGGCTGTGCTCCTTCCTCGCGCAGTTCGACCGCGATGTCGGTGAGTTCGTAGATCCGCAGGCCCGGCTTCCACATGCTGGCGTCGCCGGTCACCCGCACGCGGCCCGGCCCGCGGCGGACGTCCTTGATGTGCACTTCGAGGGTGGCCTCACCGTCGGTGGGCAGGAACTGGCCGCGGTACTTCCAGGTGGACGGCGCACCGACCGGGAGAATGAATCCCGGATCGGACATTCCCTCGCCCAGTCCCGCGTCCAGCAGCCATTCCTGCATCGCCTGGATGACCGTCTCGACGCCCAGCGAACCGGGGATCACCGGGTCGTGCGGGAAGTGCCGGGCGAAGAACCAGTCGTCCGGGTCGATCCGGCGGACCGCGCGGAGATAGCCCTTCCCGTAGTTCCCACCCTCGTCGACGACCTGGACGTCATCCAGCAACGCGAGGTGGTCGCGAGCGCACAGCGGGGCGGACGGGTCGGCGCGGCGGGCGGCCACGTCGATCGTGCGGGTGGCCGG
This genomic interval carries:
- a CDS encoding NosD domain-containing protein gives rise to the protein MTVAVLGTLILVLAGCGAGDDGSGQGRRPAGAHVTIRVPADAPTISAAVSLAQPGDLVLVAPGVYPESVKIATARITLRGESRDKVIIDGRLQQPNGIVVAAAGVAVENLTVENNTQNGVLVTGSAKAVAGLPGTSGGYDTGDEPVTFLKSFLVSHVTATRNGLYGIYAFSAQDGVIEHSYTSGAADSGIYVGQCKPCNIVVRDNISELNAVGYEGTNASGEVYVVGNRFVGNRVGLTINSDHQEKLLPQRGSVVAGNLVAGNQQTPTPEQADGGWGIGIGIDGGSDNQFIRNRIAGNTNAGLVITATADLPPEGNQIVDNTFAANGIDVGWRFPTATQGRGNCLHDNDLRTTVPAQLVTTASCPVPAQSPTPSGTWAIPTAPGGIPFTEVAVPDAQPQFPNATTTGATAVPAVPVLPETASIPLPSASLLAGKALVQTS
- a CDS encoding Dyp-type peroxidase, with amino-acid sequence MSPTGQHQAGITLPQPAQPNLLAMVADLGDAVALGPLLADLGQAILTLTAGTDARLLGLPPGDLTVTIGVGPRLVRMVDPSLPGAVELPQFSRERIAPQAHGGDLLIQICASDALVVPVAAAALVDQAGDRIHERWRQSGRRGSNIPVDQGLTAPRNLFGFIDGIVGPHTTVQEQRDLWLPGPAPVADGTITVLRRMELDLPRFATLSVADQEAVFGRYRATGAPLSGGTITSDPDLGAKTPDGRYLIPADAHVRRAHPNVVGVGLMLRRSYSTDEPTPGLLFISHQNDIRTFTNTLTRMDHSDALLKFTTTTASATFLTLPGFDQQHPLGTTLFH
- a CDS encoding class E sortase; translation: MAILEAPKSSGGLGAKIVRTFGELLITAGLVVLLFVVYELYVTDLFSAKKQASATTTLNGDWAQGRQPHPELIDGKAFAKLYIPSFGADYHFTIQEGTEAAALEVGPGHYKGTALPGEPGNFAVAGHRVGKGAPFNDLDLLSSCDAIVVETQTDFFVYRVLPHSGEFANWSTGKGAQPQCSHVGTLRTNVADGGPYGETYGREIVSPNEGDVVAPVPRKPPDILPPPQQVALLTLTTCHPQFSDRQRLIVHAVLTNQFPKTADATYAQLLQTIGEA
- a CDS encoding SEC-C domain-containing protein, giving the protein MLVDSDTVAGWLTSDEPLDEDQTDFLVDILATAPDEALDFLSGQVECHTARGGDVSALLRVIQSKARGKYAKAAVALLSARAAEGAGDSTSAREHINDSLAHRPDLEPALHDATQYAAARGDYTAADRYLRRAQIPSPLQRGLNEALAASAVDDVPRNSPCLCGSGRKYKACCRRGAVPGLAARAQLLYALLGSYAERSPGVEAIRALSERTAEPQRYAMFCLDVALFQGGLVEKFLAARGHWLRPEERDLIEDWRRVPFTLYETVDVKRGRGVTLRARPNGEPIHLSDKLFSTSARRLGLFCGRLLHDTTGPRLLAIPVPVPRHWRRAIEELLASGPSPEQIADFFAPEPPTQVRNSDGDAVHDCRVTYTANQAEQTFDRLREQLVQTGDDLLASHRQLPDGRTLSIGEIRRDHDEFTVTANSPTRLAELEDLLHNVAPDATEQNRHTERLSPDPEPDGREGRTVILETYFLDECHEEDQANERISLDAEAAWLDNPGVIGNLTPRQAAASTDPAILSELHATLDDVEATLLDTKREGRPTAGLMNPDRLRQTLALNGSRAFAE
- a CDS encoding PfaD family polyunsaturated fatty acid/polyketide biosynthesis protein, giving the protein MVTPTGAVPEAGRDADSVHAHLLNLDRPFYLVRDAHGIAAAGSAEHPPGTQVLAAVPPLPPSALGDKRFLTAHGVRLPYMAGSMANGIASAKMVIALAEQGFLASYGAAGVVAQRVDEDLAHIRARLRGMPFACNLIHSPNEPAMEQSTVDLCLKHEVRTIEASAFLDLTPQIVRYRLAGLTRGPGGKVVAHNKVIAKVSRTEVAEKFLRPAPEAIVRELVASGAITADQAEWSRQIPVADDVTAEADSGGHTDRRPLVVLLPEIIAVRDRVQRELGYGQQVRVGAAGGIGTPDAAAAAFALGAAYVVTGSINQATVEAAQSWETKRLLAGAGATDCAMAPSADMFEMGVEVQVLKRGTMFATKARRLYDVYRAHDGIESIPAAERAGMEERIFQRPLDDVWRDCVRFFQERDPEQISRAQDNPKRRMALIFRWYLGLSSGWSISGAQGRVADYQIWCGPAMGAFNNWVSGTYLAAVENRRAAELATHVMRGAAFASRVTQLRLAGARLPVSARSYVPVPLESGAGRNHD